A region of Rhizobium grahamii DNA encodes the following proteins:
- a CDS encoding UDP-glucose dehydrogenase family protein, with protein sequence MKVVIVGSGYVGLVSGACFSALGHSVVCVDSNEQKIETLKAGGVPIYEPGLGALIKTNIEQNRLAFSCDLEGAMKGADFVFIAVGTPTRQGGSEADLTSVYSVASAIALTADDGIIIVTKSTVPVGTGEALEGIVRAARPDLVFAVVSNPEFLKEGSAIEDFMKPDRVVVGCDLPWAGEKMKALYEPLRAMGVTILHTGRNAAEVIKYAANAFLAIKISFINEIADFCEAVGADVAEVADGLGKDKRIGRAFLNPGPGYGGSCFPKDTLALLATAQSHAVNLRVVESSISANDARKRGMGNRVVRALGQSVRGKTIAVLGLTFKANTDDMREAPSLDIVTSLQRLGARVRVYDPKGMEQARQYLRDVDYTADPYQCATGADGIVVATEWKEFEHLDFVRLAALTKHAAIVDLRNILDVRKVEAAGFELHRIGSPRREKASVQQQTPRRLAVKADYYDESAQPNAANGAVRAGAPLPVAIPAQ encoded by the coding sequence ATGAAGGTCGTTATTGTCGGCTCAGGATATGTCGGGCTCGTATCCGGTGCGTGTTTTTCGGCTCTCGGCCATTCGGTCGTTTGCGTCGACAGCAATGAGCAGAAGATCGAGACCCTGAAGGCCGGCGGCGTGCCGATCTACGAACCCGGCCTCGGCGCTCTGATCAAGACGAATATCGAGCAGAACCGGCTCGCCTTTTCCTGCGACCTCGAAGGTGCCATGAAGGGCGCCGATTTCGTTTTCATCGCCGTCGGTACGCCGACCCGCCAGGGCGGAAGCGAAGCTGATCTGACGAGTGTCTACTCGGTTGCGAGCGCGATCGCACTGACGGCTGACGACGGCATCATCATCGTCACGAAATCAACAGTTCCGGTCGGAACCGGCGAGGCGCTGGAAGGGATCGTCCGCGCTGCGCGGCCTGATCTCGTATTCGCGGTCGTCTCCAATCCCGAGTTCCTGAAAGAGGGAAGCGCGATCGAGGACTTCATGAAGCCCGATCGTGTGGTTGTCGGTTGCGATCTGCCCTGGGCAGGGGAGAAGATGAAGGCGCTCTATGAGCCGTTGCGCGCCATGGGGGTCACAATTCTTCATACCGGACGCAACGCCGCCGAGGTGATCAAGTACGCGGCGAATGCGTTTCTGGCGATCAAGATTTCCTTCATCAACGAGATCGCGGATTTCTGCGAGGCCGTTGGTGCTGACGTCGCCGAGGTTGCAGATGGCCTCGGAAAGGATAAACGCATCGGTCGCGCCTTCCTCAATCCGGGCCCCGGATACGGCGGTTCATGCTTCCCGAAGGATACGCTTGCGCTGCTTGCCACGGCGCAGAGCCATGCGGTCAATCTTCGCGTGGTGGAAAGCTCCATCTCGGCCAATGATGCGCGGAAGCGCGGCATGGGAAACCGTGTCGTTCGCGCTCTCGGGCAGTCCGTGCGCGGCAAGACGATCGCGGTACTCGGGCTGACGTTCAAGGCCAACACCGACGACATGCGCGAGGCGCCGTCGCTCGATATCGTCACCTCGCTGCAGCGGCTCGGCGCGCGGGTGCGCGTCTATGATCCGAAGGGCATGGAGCAGGCGCGTCAGTATCTCAGGGACGTGGACTATACGGCTGATCCCTATCAGTGCGCGACGGGGGCTGATGGCATCGTCGTTGCGACGGAGTGGAAGGAGTTCGAGCATCTCGACTTCGTCCGGCTCGCCGCGCTGACGAAGCATGCGGCGATTGTCGACCTCCGGAACATCCTGGATGTTCGCAAGGTCGAGGCTGCCGGCTTCGAACTTCACCGCATCGGGTCGCCCCGCAGGGAAAAGGCCTCGGTTCAGCAGCAGACACCGCGTCGCCTTGCGGTCAAGGCGGATTACTATGACGAGAGCGCCCAGCCGAATGCGGCAAATGGCGCGGTGCGCGCGGGAGCGCCGCTTCCGGTCGCCATTCCCGCGCAGTAA
- a CDS encoding TetR family transcriptional regulator, translating into MTETIENTLEATRQENVTRILDAAERLFRHYGYAKTTVADIARDLGMSPANVYRFFASKVEIHQAICGRMLAASYQMAYDACHLPISASDRLRRFVEGQYQMTVDTMLDQEKVHEMVVVAIERDWHVIEKHVDSIHALIADVIREGIASGEFVEQDADVASRCFGAATMSLCHPQMVAQCLAKTNRATVDELIEFTIRALKK; encoded by the coding sequence ATGACCGAAACCATCGAGAACACGCTGGAGGCGACGCGCCAGGAGAATGTCACACGCATTCTCGACGCCGCCGAGCGGCTGTTTCGCCACTACGGCTATGCCAAGACGACGGTAGCAGACATCGCCCGCGACCTCGGGATGTCACCGGCAAACGTCTATCGGTTCTTTGCTTCCAAGGTCGAAATCCACCAGGCGATCTGTGGTCGCATGCTCGCCGCGAGCTATCAGATGGCTTACGACGCCTGCCATCTTCCGATCAGCGCGTCGGATCGGCTGCGCCGCTTCGTCGAAGGCCAGTATCAAATGACCGTTGATACGATGCTCGACCAGGAGAAGGTTCACGAGATGGTCGTCGTTGCGATCGAGCGCGACTGGCATGTCATCGAAAAGCATGTCGACAGCATCCATGCCCTGATCGCGGACGTGATCCGCGAAGGCATTGCGTCCGGCGAGTTCGTCGAGCAGGACGCCGATGTTGCGTCTCGCTGCTTCGGTGCCGCGACGATGTCGCTCTGCCACCCGCAGATGGTGGCGCAATGTCTCGCCAAGACCAACCGTGCCACGGTCGACGAACTCATCGAGTTCACGATCCGGGCGCTGAAGAAATAG
- a CDS encoding adenylate/guanylate cyclase domain-containing protein has protein sequence MEQSDIGTVAAWLTEQGLKGASESELLTGFCEMCREFGLRLDRGMALMDTLHPVHEGRAFRWDSEKAIEPEFEYGPTGRDADSLQSWQRSAFYHLWAGTENEVRRRIGFGDPTDFAMLERMQSEGHTDFIAMVHRFEKAGTIGEMDCFFSHFTTRHLQGFSDRDLVILRKLVPVLALAIKCIALGRIARTIAEVYLGEDAARQVLEGKISRGKSERISAALWFSDLLNYTKISDSVPPEDILPMLNAYSDVIISAVHEAGGNVLKLIGDGVLAIFKSEAASDACCAALRAERLLREKLIVLNEERARDDRPTTDVYIGLHIGDVFYGNIGSQERLDFTVIGPAVNEVSRIASLCRSVDFNVLMSSDFAASIPDEDRETLACIGRYALRGVQRAQDLYTIDSGRMLG, from the coding sequence ATGGAACAGAGCGATATCGGGACGGTTGCCGCCTGGCTGACGGAGCAGGGGCTCAAGGGAGCTTCCGAATCCGAGCTGTTGACCGGCTTCTGCGAGATGTGCAGGGAGTTCGGGCTGCGGCTCGATCGCGGCATGGCCTTGATGGACACTTTGCATCCGGTGCACGAGGGTCGCGCTTTCCGCTGGGACAGCGAAAAGGCAATTGAGCCGGAGTTCGAGTATGGCCCGACTGGCCGCGATGCGGATTCGCTACAAAGCTGGCAGCGGTCGGCGTTCTATCACCTTTGGGCTGGCACCGAGAACGAGGTGCGCCGCCGCATCGGCTTCGGCGACCCGACCGATTTCGCGATGCTCGAGAGGATGCAGTCGGAGGGCCACACCGACTTTATCGCCATGGTGCACCGTTTTGAGAAGGCCGGTACCATCGGCGAGATGGATTGCTTCTTTTCGCATTTTACGACGCGCCATCTGCAGGGTTTCTCGGATCGCGACCTCGTCATCCTGCGCAAGCTGGTGCCGGTTCTGGCACTCGCCATCAAATGCATTGCGCTTGGCCGTATCGCCCGGACCATCGCGGAGGTCTATCTCGGTGAAGACGCCGCGCGGCAGGTGCTGGAAGGCAAGATCTCGCGGGGCAAATCGGAGCGCATCTCAGCCGCCCTTTGGTTCTCGGATCTCCTGAATTACACGAAAATCTCCGACAGCGTACCGCCGGAAGACATATTGCCGATGCTCAACGCCTATAGTGATGTCATCATTTCAGCGGTTCACGAGGCTGGCGGCAACGTCCTTAAGCTGATCGGCGATGGCGTGCTTGCTATCTTCAAATCGGAAGCGGCGTCCGATGCCTGCTGCGCGGCGCTTCGGGCCGAGCGGCTATTGCGCGAGAAGCTCATCGTCCTCAATGAGGAACGGGCACGCGACGACCGGCCGACCACGGATGTCTATATCGGCCTGCATATCGGCGATGTGTTCTACGGCAATATCGGCAGCCAGGAGCGGCTGGATTTCACTGTGATCGGCCCTGCGGTCAACGAGGTGAGCCGAATTGCGTCGCTCTGCCGGTCCGTCGATTTCAACGTTCTCATGTCTTCCGATTTCGCGGCCTCTATTCCCGACGAGGATCGAGAGACGCTTGCATGCATCGGTCGCTACGCGCTGCGAGGCGTCCAGCGGGCGCAGGACCTCTATACGATCGACAGCGGCCGCATGTTGGGCTGA
- a CDS encoding SMP-30/gluconolactonase/LRE family protein produces MSDNVLYDVRDERFHELIAGSAKLEELISGCRWAEGPVWFSDLDCLIWSDIPNERMMRWVPDGSVSVFRSPSNYVNGNTRDRQGRLISCEHGGRRVTRTEPDGRITVLADSYKGKRLNSPNDVVVRSDGSIWFTDPTYGIMSDYEGHRAEPEQPTRNVYRIDAGTGEVEAVVTDFIQPNGLAFSPDEKRLFIADSGSSNHEVPRHIRVFDVVDDRRLENGGYFCSIDAGVPDGFRFDVRGNLWTSAADGVHCFAPDGTLLGKIKVPQTVSNLTFGGPKKNRLFITATQSVYSIYTTTNGAQYP; encoded by the coding sequence GTGTCGGACAATGTGCTTTATGATGTCAGAGACGAACGTTTTCACGAATTGATTGCAGGCAGCGCGAAGCTGGAGGAGCTCATTTCCGGTTGCCGCTGGGCAGAAGGCCCGGTCTGGTTCTCCGATCTCGATTGCCTCATCTGGAGCGACATTCCGAACGAACGGATGATGCGCTGGGTGCCCGATGGCAGCGTCTCGGTGTTTCGCTCGCCTTCCAACTATGTCAACGGCAACACCCGCGATCGCCAGGGCCGACTGATATCGTGCGAACATGGCGGCCGGCGCGTGACCCGCACCGAGCCCGATGGCCGCATCACCGTGCTTGCGGATAGCTACAAGGGAAAACGGCTGAATTCGCCGAACGATGTCGTCGTCAGATCCGATGGCTCGATCTGGTTTACCGATCCGACCTACGGCATCATGTCCGACTATGAGGGACACAGGGCCGAGCCCGAGCAACCGACACGAAACGTCTATCGCATCGACGCCGGCACGGGCGAAGTCGAAGCCGTCGTGACGGATTTCATTCAGCCGAACGGTCTTGCTTTTTCGCCGGACGAAAAACGTCTTTTCATCGCAGATTCCGGTTCGTCGAACCATGAGGTGCCGCGCCATATCCGCGTCTTCGACGTGGTAGACGACAGGCGGCTCGAGAATGGTGGCTATTTTTGCTCGATCGATGCCGGCGTGCCTGACGGATTCCGCTTCGATGTGAGAGGCAACCTTTGGACCAGTGCGGCCGACGGCGTGCATTGCTTTGCACCGGACGGCACGCTGCTAGGCAAGATCAAGGTTCCTCAGACCGTCTCTAACCTGACCTTCGGCGGCCCGAAGAAGAACCGGCTCTTCATCACCGCCACACAATCGGTCTACTCGATCTACACAACGACGAACGGCGCCCAATATCCCTGA
- a CDS encoding efflux RND transporter periplasmic adaptor subunit, which yields MISLKTVSLPSFATFALLGAVALAVSGCSDEKKAETKEVVRPVKVVEIAKAGDVRSLDYSGSVKARVEMNLGFRVAGKITDRRVNIGDRVKPGDLIARIDPTDYELAVKTAEANLAAAEKGVATADLANKRAQQLFDKSVTAKSQLEQAALSYDQAVSTRDATASSLDQARNQVAYTELKADQTGIVTAISADTGAVVSAGTPVATVALDGEKEVQIAVPENDIAAFKPGKTVTASFWSDNRLVLDGKVREVSGSADSQSRTFSVRVSLPKDERVLLGMTATVEATADIANPYVSIPLSALAEKDGKKIVWIVDRSGETVHAREIKVADFTHDGVNVADGLQTGDLVVAAGTQFMTENLKVKLPEQQSAQADGGDVVR from the coding sequence ATGATTTCGCTGAAGACAGTGTCGTTGCCTTCCTTTGCCACCTTTGCGCTCCTTGGCGCCGTAGCGCTCGCCGTTTCCGGCTGCAGCGACGAGAAGAAAGCCGAAACCAAAGAGGTTGTCCGGCCGGTCAAGGTGGTCGAGATCGCCAAGGCCGGCGACGTCAGGTCGCTCGATTATTCCGGTTCGGTCAAAGCGCGCGTCGAGATGAACCTTGGCTTCCGCGTGGCCGGCAAGATTACCGATCGTCGCGTCAATATCGGCGATCGCGTGAAGCCGGGCGATCTCATCGCCCGCATCGATCCAACGGATTACGAGCTTGCGGTCAAGACGGCGGAAGCGAACCTCGCAGCCGCCGAGAAGGGCGTGGCGACGGCCGATCTCGCAAACAAGCGTGCCCAGCAGCTCTTCGACAAGAGCGTAACGGCCAAGTCTCAGCTCGAGCAGGCCGCCCTCAGCTACGACCAGGCGGTCTCTACACGAGACGCAACGGCTTCCTCGCTCGATCAGGCACGAAACCAGGTGGCCTATACCGAGCTGAAGGCCGATCAGACCGGCATCGTGACGGCGATCAGCGCCGATACCGGCGCGGTCGTTTCCGCCGGCACGCCGGTTGCCACTGTCGCGCTCGATGGTGAGAAGGAAGTGCAGATCGCCGTGCCTGAGAATGACATTGCTGCCTTCAAGCCCGGCAAGACGGTGACGGCGAGCTTCTGGTCGGACAACAGGCTCGTTCTGGATGGCAAGGTGCGCGAAGTGTCCGGCAGCGCGGACTCGCAGTCGCGGACCTTCTCCGTTCGCGTCAGCCTGCCCAAGGACGAGCGGGTGCTTCTCGGCATGACCGCGACCGTCGAGGCAACAGCCGACATTGCCAATCCTTATGTCTCCATCCCGCTCAGCGCACTGGCTGAAAAGGACGGCAAGAAGATCGTCTGGATCGTCGATCGCAGCGGCGAAACGGTGCATGCGCGCGAAATCAAGGTCGCGGACTTCACGCATGATGGCGTCAATGTCGCCGACGGCCTGCAGACCGGCGATCTCGTCGTTGCGGCCGGAACGCAGTTCATGACTGAAAACTTGAAGGTCAAGCTGCCGGAGCAGCAGTCGGCACAGGCCGACGGTGGCGATGTCGTTCGCTAA
- a CDS encoding UDP-glucuronic acid decarboxylase family protein, whose protein sequence is MIEAHSHSKALRPILESSNILITGGAGFLGSHLAELLVARGNHVYCLDNFHTGRVANLSKLQFTNRLSVVQHDVRDELPDSLPAFSEIYNLACPASPVHYQADPVATAMTNCQGAWNVLRRAERDGARVFHASTSEIYGDPEIHPQPEHYWGNVNSVGPRSCYDEGKRFAETLFTDFGKTRGVAVRIVRIFNTYGPRMQPDDGRVVSNFIIQALLGQPLTMYGDGQQTRSFCYVDDLIRGFDLLMRSELADSPVNIGNPGEFTMEELASLVLEITGSRSPVVRLPLPVDDPKRRKPDISKAKDLLGWKPEISLREGLIRTIEYFDRELRKQPAMTISAAE, encoded by the coding sequence ATGATTGAAGCTCATAGTCATTCGAAGGCACTTCGACCTATTCTTGAATCGTCAAATATTCTCATCACGGGTGGCGCAGGTTTTCTTGGCTCACATCTTGCCGAACTGCTCGTCGCGCGCGGCAATCATGTCTACTGCCTCGACAATTTTCACACCGGCCGGGTCGCGAACCTTTCCAAGCTGCAGTTCACCAATCGGCTGAGCGTCGTGCAGCATGATGTGCGCGACGAACTGCCGGATAGCTTGCCGGCCTTTTCGGAAATCTACAACTTGGCCTGCCCGGCATCCCCGGTGCATTATCAGGCCGATCCGGTCGCGACCGCGATGACGAACTGCCAGGGAGCATGGAATGTGCTCCGGCGGGCAGAGCGGGACGGCGCGCGGGTGTTCCACGCCTCGACCTCCGAGATCTACGGCGACCCCGAAATCCACCCGCAGCCGGAACACTACTGGGGCAACGTCAACAGCGTTGGCCCGCGTTCGTGCTACGATGAGGGCAAGCGCTTCGCGGAGACGCTTTTCACCGATTTCGGCAAGACACGTGGCGTCGCGGTGCGGATCGTCCGCATCTTCAACACCTACGGTCCGCGCATGCAGCCCGACGATGGCCGGGTGGTCTCGAATTTCATCATTCAGGCGCTGCTTGGCCAGCCTCTCACCATGTATGGCGACGGCCAGCAGACCCGATCGTTCTGCTATGTCGACGATCTCATCCGTGGTTTCGACCTGCTGATGCGGAGCGAGCTGGCCGACAGTCCCGTGAATATCGGCAATCCGGGCGAGTTCACGATGGAAGAACTCGCGAGTCTGGTGCTCGAGATAACGGGGTCGCGGTCACCGGTCGTACGGTTGCCACTGCCGGTCGATGACCCGAAGCGCCGCAAGCCCGATATCAGCAAGGCGAAGGATCTGCTCGGCTGGAAGCCGGAGATCAGCCTTCGGGAGGGGTTGATCCGGACGATCGAGTATTTCGATCGCGAGCTGCGCAAGCAGCCCGCGATGACGATTAGCGCCGCCGAATGA
- a CDS encoding OsmC family protein, with protein sequence MQINRTGSAQWSGGLKDGKGQISTQSGALKSYPYGFASRFEGVPGTNPEELIGAAHAGCFTMALSLILEEAGLKATSMETTAKVTLESVEGGFAITAIHLSLTGSVPNTDERTFIELANKAKAGCPVSKALSAVPISLEVKLA encoded by the coding sequence ATGCAGATCAATCGTACAGGTTCGGCTCAGTGGTCGGGTGGCCTCAAGGATGGCAAAGGCCAGATATCGACCCAGAGCGGGGCACTCAAGAGCTACCCCTACGGCTTCGCAAGCCGTTTTGAAGGCGTTCCCGGCACCAATCCGGAAGAACTGATCGGTGCAGCACATGCGGGCTGCTTCACGATGGCTCTTTCGCTGATCCTCGAGGAAGCTGGCCTCAAGGCAACCAGCATGGAAACGACCGCCAAGGTCACGCTTGAGAGCGTTGAAGGTGGCTTCGCCATTACGGCGATCCATCTTTCGCTGACTGGCTCTGTTCCGAACACGGACGAACGGACGTTCATCGAACTTGCCAACAAGGCGAAGGCCGGATGCCCGGTTTCCAAGGCTCTGTCTGCTGTTCCGATCTCGCTGGAAGTGAAGCTGGCCTGA